One window from the genome of Saimiri boliviensis isolate mSaiBol1 chromosome 2, mSaiBol1.pri, whole genome shotgun sequence encodes:
- the LOC120363126 gene encoding LOW QUALITY PROTEIN: F-actin-capping protein subunit beta-like (The sequence of the model RefSeq protein was modified relative to this genomic sequence to represent the inferred CDS: substituted 1 base at 1 genomic stop codon) has translation MSDQQLDFALDLMRRLPPQQIEKNLSDLIDLVPSLCEDLLSSVDQPLKIARDKVVGKDYLLCDYNRDGDSYRSPWSNKYDPPLEDGAMPSAWLRNLEVEANNAFDQYRDLYFEGGVSSVYLWDLDHGFAGVILIKKAGDGSKKIKGCXDSIHVVEVQEKSSGCTAHYTLTSTVMLWLQANKSGSGTMNLGGSLTRQMEKDKTVSNCSPHIANIGRLVEDMENKSRSTLNEIYFGKTKDIVNGLRSVQTFADKSKQEALKNDLVEALKRKQQC, from the coding sequence ATGAGTGATCAACAGCTGGACTTTGCCTTGGACCTAATGAGGCGCCTGCCTCCACAGCAAATCGAGAAAAACCTCAGCGACTTGATTGACCTGGTCCCCAGTCTATGTGAGGATCTCCTGTCTTCTGTTGACCAGCCACTGAAAATTGCCAGAGACAAGGTGGTGGGAAAGGATTACCTTTTGTGTGACTACAACAGAGATGGGGACTCCTATAGGTCACCATGGAGTAACAAGTACGACCCTCCCTTGGAGGATGGGGCCATGCCGTCAGCTTGGCTTCGAAACCTTGAGGTGGAAGCCAACAATGCCTTTGACCAGTACCGAGACCTGTATTTTGAAGGTGGTGTCTCATCTGTCTACCTCTGGGATCTGGATCATGGCTTTGCTGGAGTGATCCTCATAAAGAAGGCTGGAGATGGATCAAAGAAGATCAAAGGCTGCTGAGATTCCATCCACGTGGTGGAAGTGCAGGAGAAATCCAGTGGCTGCACCGCCCATTACACGTTGACCTCCACGGTGATGCTGTGGCTGCAGGCCAACAAATCCGGCTCTGGCACCATGAACCTCGGAGGCAGCCTCACCAGACAGATGGAGAAAGATAAAACTGTGAGCAACTGCTCCCCACACATAGCCAACATCGGGCGCCTGGTAGAGGACatggaaaataaaagcagaagtaCACTGAACGAGATCTACTTTGGAAAAACAAAGGATATTGTCAACGGGCTGAGGTCTGTGCAGACTTTTGCAGACAAATCAAAACAAGAAGCTCTGAAGAATGACCTGGTGGAGGCTTTGAAGAGAAAGCAGCAATGCTAA